From Pan paniscus chromosome 9, NHGRI_mPanPan1-v2.0_pri, whole genome shotgun sequence, the proteins below share one genomic window:
- the OOSP4A gene encoding oocyte-secreted protein 4A → MKISCVLGELLMLFELIHGLQDLSITCSESWLQVKLRRTPLLNDLQPLQNELSLGIGCPVNMVEVDFFGFLYLLTFCGIRVSEHGVGILIESLIVYEPTNFDFNLHIPVSCYVQRRFPIILVMRGRENDSRRECRRSVGQHRSLSHELEDLEIRPRVSYVNSVPLLSYLIVSLPKCKNKAVHSG, encoded by the exons ATGAAGATCTCTTGTGTGTTGGGAGAGCTCCTCATGCTTTTCGAGTTGATTCATGGTCTCCAAGATt tgtctATAACCTGTTCTGAATCCTGGCTCCAGGTCAAACTTAGACGAACGCCGCTGTTAAATGACCTGCAACCTTTGCAAAACGAACTCTCTCTAGGAATTGGCTGTCCTGTAAACATGGTCGAGGTGGATTTCTTTGGGTTCCTGTATCTTCTAACTTTTTGTGGCATCAGAGTGAGC GAACATGGAGTAGGTATTCTCATTGAAAGTTTAATTGTATATGAACCAACGAATTTTGACTTCAATTTACACATCCCAGTATCATGCTATGTGCAAAG aagGTTTCCAATAATCTTAGtaatgagagggagagagaatgataGCCGTCGTGAATGCAGAAGGTCAGTGGGACAGCACCGCTCACTATCACATGAACTTGAAGACTTGGAAATCCGTCCAAGAGTGTCCTATGT GAACAGTGTTCCCTTGTTGAGCTACCTCATTGTATCCCTTCCTAAGTGTAAGAACAAAGCTGTACATTCTGGATGA